In the Paralichthys olivaceus isolate ysfri-2021 chromosome 17, ASM2471397v2, whole genome shotgun sequence genome, one interval contains:
- the LOC109629807 gene encoding suppressor of cytokine signaling 6 has protein sequence MKKISLKTIRKSLSIKGKEEGDFVMLQQPSVTPEFSKEESLFGGCYTKEHAGCDLGGEEDKGGQNKGRSKSESLMGSLKRRLSAKVKVKGGSSAIGSVDDDDTFSSSSVPISFSDMKAQRPLRSASLRSHHYSPSPWPLRSVNSDDSCIKVDLKVKAMVHSPSPSPSLNGVRKEFHDFQMEGLFHDQAESLKNLQQPQNGELHLNIDENDVPVVLGLTPQDYIQYTMPLDEGMYPEGSHSFCMDSSSPMEVVTEADNGSLHTDQGQEEHELVCEMPPDLFMETSVNSLLLGSAGVMLQSSRVEVPPPLSPLLPPMTSNGHIPRTFSGFSSSDSQVAERVRHHLNFDPNSAPGVSRVYDSVQSSGPMVVTSLTEELKKLARQGWYWGPITRWEAEEKLVNLADGSFLVRDSSDDRYLLSLSFRSQGKTLHTRIEHSNGRFSFYEQPDVEGHTSIVDLIEHSIKDSENGAFCYSRSRLPGSATYPVRLTNPVSRFMQVRSLQYLCRFVIRQYTRIDLIQKLPLPNKMKDYLQEKHY, from the coding sequence ATGAAGAAGATAAGCCTTAAGACCATCCGCAAGTCCCTCAGCATAAAGGGCAAAGAGGAGGGTGACTTTGTCATGCTCCAGCAGCCCTCAGTGACTCCAGAGTTTTCGAAGGAAGAGTCACTTTTTGGGGGCTGCTACACCAAAGAGCATGCTGGCTGTGACCTTGGTGGAGAAGAGGACAAGGGGGGTCAGAATAAGGGTCGCTCAAAGAGTGAGAGTCTGATGGGATCACTGAAGAGGAGGCTGTCTGCCAAGGTGAAAGTGAAAGGTGGCTCCTCTGCTATAGGCTCAGTGGATGATGATGACACATTCTCGTCCTCCTCTGTGCCGATCAGCTTCAGCGACATGAAAGCCCAGAGACCCCTTAGATCTGCATCCTTACGAAGTCACCATTATAGCCCCTCACCGTGGCCTCTGCGATCAGTCAACTCTGATGATTCATGTATTAAGGTGGATCTAAAAGTTAAAGCCATGGTTCACTCACCCAGCCCCAGTCCCAGCTTAAATGGTGTCCGGAAAGAATTTCATGATTTCCAGATGGAAGGGCTCTTTCATGACCAAGCAGAATCCTTAAAGAATCTCCAGCAGCCACAAAACGGTGAGCTGCATCtaaatattgatgaaaatgatgtgcCTGTGGTGCTGGGGTTGACTCCCCAGGACTACATCCAGTACACAATGCCTTTAGATGAGGGAATGTACCCGGAAGGGTCCCACTCTTTCTGCATGGAcagctcctctcctatggaggTGGTGACTGAAGCAGACAATGGGTCCCTCCACACAGACCAGGGACAAGAGGAACATGAACTGGTGTGTGAAATGCCTCCGGATCTCTTCATGGAAACCTCAGTTAATAGTCTTCTCCTCGGTTCCGCTGGTGTAATGCTCCAAAGCTCTAGAGTAGAGGTCCCGCCTCCCCTCTCTCCACTCCTGCCACCCATGACAAGTAATGGACATATCCCCAGGACCTTTTCTGGGTTCAGTTCTTCAGACAGTCAGGTAGCTGAGAGAGTAAGACATCACCTAAACTTTGACCCAAATTCAGCTCCTGGGGTAAGTCGGGTATATGACTCAGTTCAGAGTAGCGGGCCAATGGTCGTGACCAGCCTGacggaggagctgaagaagctgGCAAGGCAGGGCTGGTACTGGGGCCCCATCACACGCTGGGAGGCAGAGGAAAAGCTAGTCAACTTGGCTGATGGCTCATTCCTGGTCCGAGACAGCTCAGATGACAGGTACCTGCTCAGCCTGAGTTTCAGGTCACAGGGCAAAACCCTCCACACCCGCATCGAACACTCCAACGGGCGCTTCAGCTTCTACGAGCAGCCCGACGTTGAGGGACACACGTCCATTGTCGACTTAATCGAACACTCTATCAAAGACTCAGAGAATGGAGCTTTTTGCTATTCCAGGTCTCGTCTACCAGGGTCTGCAACCTACCCAGTCAGACTAACCAACCCAGTATCTCGGTTTATGCAAGTGCGCTCCCTGCAGTACCTTTGTCGCTTTGTCATTAGACAATACACAAGAATAGACCTTATCCAGAAACTGCCCTTACCTAACAAGATGAAAGATTATCTGCAGGAGAAGCACTACTGA